From the genome of Cyanobacterium sp. Dongsha4, one region includes:
- a CDS encoding DnaB-like helicase C-terminal domain-containing protein, whose product MNDLIKEYYRLILHSEPQRFAIAVKEGNEVKYPHQSKHLTEADIIKSIEGKLSLGVMLLTDNSPYLTKSGVIDIDTPRDAKDLSEGLALAKKLKDIALESNLRAYIEFSGNRGYHLWIFVNKPITGELMQKCLRAIALKAKFEAKEIFPNHEVKETKCIKLPFTTHLKSNNRSGFIGEDFNPNNPLVTLESQSELMRGFIQNDPSDIISLVNEVGSEHKPVKEARSKKDIEGKLKDFGSDHPSCIKHLLTNGAPLEVDYNQANLTLIRYCLTKKLSLEESLPLAEDMAKNTSEAHSTSKDYEGKLKNFRSAFNSCDRNRDNYLFGCSYILSGVKENEAHTRGCIGTKCSIHKNHNPNYQKQSSENNLGADTPNNQNISDSLDFVRVNALIFDAMINLSSEGKECVKSQILRESDKIVQNYLVNKDNQNISDSIRLIESEVIGYFLQNPESIIDYSDIFSEGFKHTISKNQSISDYLDNLYSLKIPSPETIEEYIEEIRVNGLKVIATEKISTFNNQIRESDNISDTLNEINESVEEITRLSISDSKLLPVSEKSVEWVTELFSEDVVNIPTFSQDLNYLLNGGLCKGKLYVLGAPPANGKSTVSAQISDIASSKGFRVGYASYEMSADQLFLSAIARYGKINSSLIESKKHFLDKQLAKRILEVCEDYDQKIGENLYLIECDDYHTPSKLLTIIKKLKLDLLIVDYLQLLNTGDNYLDNGNNETLKISKIATELKRVARKTQIPIIAISDINKNAYSMAMKGGDLDLSALRDSFKIAHSADTVMFLTSQNITMSVKDDGNNKSEKSVTQLYLLSEKLRDTSLELSQKIIDLAHQFKLDKNNSDTYSRLVIAKNRGGKCGEVLFRYSKALHYFEPLNYLTANINVNEEF is encoded by the coding sequence ATGAATGACCTGATAAAGGAATATTACAGATTAATATTGCACTCCGAGCCTCAGAGATTTGCTATAGCGGTTAAAGAGGGTAATGAGGTTAAATATCCTCACCAGAGTAAACACTTAACCGAGGCTGACATAATAAAATCCATTGAGGGTAAATTGAGCCTCGGAGTAATGCTTTTAACCGATAACAGCCCTTATTTAACTAAATCTGGGGTAATAGATATTGACACTCCGAGAGATGCTAAAGATTTAAGTGAGGGTTTAGCCCTTGCCAAAAAGTTAAAGGATATAGCCTTAGAATCGAATTTAAGAGCCTATATTGAATTTTCAGGTAATAGAGGCTATCACTTATGGATTTTTGTAAATAAGCCTATCACTGGTGAATTAATGCAAAAATGTTTAAGAGCGATCGCACTCAAGGCTAAATTTGAGGCTAAAGAGATATTCCCTAACCATGAGGTTAAAGAAACTAAATGTATTAAATTACCCTTTACTACCCATTTAAAAAGCAATAACCGATCTGGGTTTATTGGTGAGGATTTTAACCCTAACAATCCTCTCGTTACCTTAGAGAGTCAATCGGAGTTAATGAGAGGATTTATCCAAAATGATCCGAGTGATATTATCAGCCTTGTTAATGAGGTAGGGAGTGAGCATAAACCCGTTAAAGAGGCTCGGAGTAAAAAAGATATTGAGGGTAAATTAAAAGATTTTGGCTCGGATCATCCATCTTGTATAAAGCATTTACTCACCAACGGCGCGCCGCTAGAAGTCGATTACAACCAAGCTAATCTGACATTAATCAGATATTGCTTAACCAAAAAATTAAGCCTTGAGGAATCTTTACCACTAGCTGAGGATATGGCAAAAAATACCTCAGAGGCTCATTCTACAAGCAAAGATTATGAGGGTAAACTTAAGAATTTTCGGAGTGCTTTTAATTCGTGCGATCGCAACCGAGATAATTATTTATTTGGATGTAGCTATATTTTATCTGGGGTAAAGGAAAATGAGGCACACACCAGAGGATGTATAGGCACAAAATGCAGTATTCATAAAAACCATAACCCTAACTATCAAAAACAATCCTCAGAGAATAACTTAGGGGCTGATACTCCTAACAATCAAAATATTTCCGATAGCCTCGATTTTGTGCGTGTAAATGCCCTTATTTTTGACGCAATGATAAATCTATCGAGTGAGGGTAAAGAGTGCGTAAAATCGCAAATACTCAGAGAATCAGATAAGATAGTACAAAATTACCTAGTTAATAAAGATAATCAGAATATATCAGATAGTATCAGACTGATTGAAAGTGAGGTTATAGGATACTTTTTACAAAACCCAGAGTCGATAATTGATTACTCCGATATTTTCTCTGAAGGGTTCAAACATACTATCAGCAAGAATCAGTCAATATCAGATTACCTCGACAATCTTTACAGCCTGAAAATACCCTCACCAGAGACGATTGAGGAGTATATAGAGGAGATTCGAGTTAATGGATTGAAGGTAATAGCTACCGAGAAAATATCTACTTTCAACAATCAGATACGAGAATCAGATAATATATCAGATACACTTAACGAGATTAACGAGAGTGTTGAGGAGATAACGAGGCTGTCAATAAGTGACTCAAAATTACTACCCGTATCTGAGAAGTCGGTAGAATGGGTAACAGAGTTATTCTCTGAGGATGTGGTTAATATCCCTACTTTCAGTCAAGATTTAAACTACCTTCTTAATGGGGGATTGTGTAAGGGTAAATTATATGTTTTAGGTGCGCCACCTGCTAACGGAAAATCTACAGTATCAGCCCAAATCTCAGATATAGCCTCATCTAAAGGGTTTAGGGTAGGTTATGCAAGTTATGAGATGAGTGCGGATCAATTATTTCTAAGTGCGATCGCACGTTACGGAAAAATTAACTCCTCTCTAATTGAGTCTAAAAAGCATTTTCTCGATAAGCAATTAGCAAAAAGAATTTTAGAGGTATGTGAGGATTATGATCAGAAAATAGGTGAGAATCTTTACTTAATTGAATGTGATGACTACCACACTCCGAGTAAATTATTAACCATTATTAAAAAGCTAAAACTAGATTTATTAATAGTGGATTATTTGCAGTTATTAAATACTGGTGATAATTACCTTGATAATGGCAATAACGAGACTCTTAAAATATCAAAGATTGCTACTGAACTTAAAAGAGTTGCTAGAAAAACTCAAATTCCAATTATTGCGATTAGTGATATTAATAAAAATGCTTATTCAATGGCAATGAAGGGGGGAGATTTGGATTTATCAGCCCTAAGAGACTCTTTTAAAATAGCTCATAGTGCAGATACAGTAATGTTTTTAACCTCTCAAAATATCACGATGTCAGTTAAAGATGATGGTAATAATAAGAGTGAAAAATCAGTAACTCAACTTTATTTACTATCGGAAAAATTGAGAGATACTAGCTTAGAATTGAGTCAAAAAATAATAGATTTAGCACATCAATTTAAACTAGATAAAAATAACTCCGATACTTACTCAAGGCTGGTAATAGCAAAGAATAGAGGGGGAAAATGTGGAGAGGTTTTATTCAGATATAGCAAGGCTTTACATTATTTTGAGCCTCTTAATTATTTAACTGCAAATATTAACGTTAATGAGGAGTTTTAG